In Pygocentrus nattereri isolate fPygNat1 chromosome 30, fPygNat1.pri, whole genome shotgun sequence, the following proteins share a genomic window:
- the gbx2 gene encoding homeobox protein GBX-2 translates to MSAAFGPSSFVMMQRPAAFSIDSLIGAPPAPSPGPLLYAGYPMFVPYRSVVLPPPPPPPPPPPVAPPPPLPATAHPPHQLPALPGSFCSGLALMATLPGGFPAAPQHHDAARKFGGGQQALHAAFDKAQEARIDGDDGKGFVGKEATALLPLAFHDEAGHCATVRGHTKDDSKDDECHRKDDGFSMDSDLDYSSDENGGAGCALGHKDDGDAGGPLDDGVRGGGAGGGGVGGGSGGGSAGAGKNRRRRTAFTSEQLLELEKEFHCKKYLSLTERSQIAHALKLSEVQVKIWFQNRRAKWKRVKAGNVNTKAGEPSRNPKIVVPIPVHVSRFAIRSQHQQLEQARP, encoded by the exons ATGAGCGCGGCCTTCGGCCCTTCATCCTTCGTCATGATGCAGCGTCCCGCCGCCTTCAGCATAGACTCTCTGATCGGCGCGCCGCCGGCGCCCAGCCCCGGCCCGCTGCTGTACGCGGGGTACCCCATGTTCGTGCCCTACCGCTCCGTGGTGCTGCCCCCGCCTCCGCCTCCCCCGCCGCCTCCGCCGGTGGCCCCTCCGCCGCCTCTGCCCGCCACGGCGCACCCCCCGCACCAGCTGCCCGCGCTGCCCGGCTCCTTCTGCTCGGGCCTGGCGCTCATGGCCACACTGCCGGGAGGATTCCCCGCCGCGCCGCAGCACCACGACGCGGCCAGGAAGTTCGGGGGCGGCCAGCAGGCGCTGCACGCGGCCTTCGACAAGGCGCAGGAGGCGCGCATCGACGGGGACGACGGGAAGGGCTTCGTGGGGAAGGAAGCCACGGCGCTGCTGCCGCTGGCCTTTCACGACGAGGCCGGACACTGCGCCACAG TGCGCGGTCACACCAAGGACGACTCCAAGGATGACGAGTGTCACCGCAAGGACGACGGCTTCTCCATGGACAGCGACCTGGACTACAGCTCGGATGAGAACGGCGGCGCGGGCTGCGCGCTGGGCCACAAGGACGACGGCGACGCGGGCGGGCCGCTCGACGACGGAGTGCGAGGAGGAGGCGCGGGCGGCGGGGGAGTCGGAGGCGGCAGCGGAGGAGGCTCGGCGGGCGCGGGCAAGAACCGGCGGCGGCGGACGGCGTTCACGAGCGAGCAGCTGCTCGAGCTGGAGAAGGAGTTCCACTGCAAGAAGTACCTGTCGCTGACCGAGCGCTCGCAGATCGCGCACGCGCTCAAGCTCAGCGAGGTGCAGGTGAAGATCTGGTTCCAGAACCGGCGCGCCAAGTGGAAGCGCGTGAAGGCGGGCAACGTGAACACGAAGGCGGGCGAGCCCTCGCGCAACCCCAAGATCGTCGTGCCCATACCGGTGCACGTGAGCCGCTTCGCCATCCGGAGCCAGCACCAGCAGCTGGAGCAGGCCAGGCCTTGA